A part of Capsicum annuum cultivar UCD-10X-F1 chromosome 6, UCD10Xv1.1, whole genome shotgun sequence genomic DNA contains:
- the LOC107874729 gene encoding uncharacterized protein LOC107874729 encodes MNDFMLITLRWYHGGVLHFSGRKSVYKGGLVTEFLDVDVDKKSLEHVNNKKKEIGRPKNATPTPSAPTVFPASCSAPSDYYASSSMAGTTKRGRGNDREKAAPLKRSKVMGMSVFQAKNGFKVLNPDMSSSKIYSTGQARVTKSADIIGNIGYTPTSTSKLKWNVKAAISTKKLQEIKEQKKKKNVGSSSNNPSKKNTSSKSKMP; translated from the exons ATGAATGATTTTATGTTGATAACTCTAAGATGGTACCATGGTGGGGTCTTACATTTTAGTGGGAGGAAATCAGTTTATAAGGGGGGGTTAGTAACAGAATTTTTGGATGTTGATGTAGATAAGAAATCATTAGAGCATGTcaacaacaaaaagaaagaaatagggAGACCAAAAAATGCAACACCAACACCTTCTGCACCTACTGTTTTCCCAGCATCCTGTTCTGCACCTTCTGATTATTATGCATCATCTTCAATGGCTGGTACTACTAAAAGAGGAAGGGGTAATGATAGGGAAAAAGCAGCTCCATTGAAAAGGTCAAAAGTAATGGGAATGAGTGTATTCCAAGCTAAAAATGGATTCAAAGTCCTAAAT CCTGACATGTCTAGCAGTAAGATCTACTCTACTGGTCAAGCAAGGGTAACAAAATCAGCTGATATAATTGGTAACATTGGTTATACACCAACTTCTACCAGTAAGCTGAAATGGAATGTCAAGGCAGCAATATCAACAAAAAAACTACAAGAGATTAAAGagcagaaaaaaaagaagaatgtgGGAAGCAGTTCAAATAATCCAAGTAAAAAAAACACTTCTTCAAAGTCCAAGATGCCCTAA
- the LOC107874728 gene encoding dof zinc finger protein DOF5.6, producing MGITSLQVCMDSSNWLQDTINEETEFDSSSSPSGGDIFTCARPLIERKLRPQHDQPLKCPRCDSTHTKFCYYNNYSLSQPRYFCKSCRRYWTKGGTLRNIPVGGGCRKNKKVSSKKLSNDNNITPHNVVVSSNSSPISNYPDMALSHFGNFMGINTSNNNNNINHNFMLENHHHHVPIDFMESKYEALVGTITSSRNQDFLGNVDVTAGMINGYGEMDNSGIVGPNFHGGFCSTFGLPMDGNLNYEGQNITMDVKPNPKILSLEWLDQGCSNAGNIKESFGYLNGGLGSWTGLMNNGYGSSATHPLV from the exons ATGGGTATTACTTCTTTGCAAGTGTGCATGGATTCATCAAACTGGCTACAG GACACAATTAACGAGGAAACAGAATTCGATTCTTCTTCTTCCCCATCAGGTGGTGACATATTCACATGTGCAAGGCCATTAATAGAAAGAAAACTAAGACCCCAACATGACCAACCACTCAAATGCCCTCGTTGTGACTCAACACATACAAAATTCTGTTACTACAACAATTACAGCCTTTCTCAACCAAGGTATTTCTGTAAATCTTGCAGAAGGTACTGGACTAAAGGGGGAACTCTAAGGAATATACCTGTTGGTGGTGGATGTAGGAAGAACAAGAAAGTCTCTTCAAAGAAATTGTCTAATGACAACAACATTACCCCTCATAATGTTGTAGTATCATCTAATTCATCTCCTATTTCTAACTACCCTGATATGGCATTATCCCACTTTGGTAATTTTATGGGAATTaatactagtaataataataataatattaatcatAATTTCATGCttgaaaatcatcatcatcacGTACCTATTGATTTTATGGAGAGCAAGTATGAAGCTTTGGTGGGGACTATtactagttcaagaaatcaagattttCTTGGGAATGTCGATGTTACTGCCGGCATGATCAACGGTTATGGTGAGATGGATAATTCCGGAATTGTTGGACCAAATTTTCATGGTGGGTTTTGCTCTACATTTGGGTTGCCTATGGATGGGAACCTAAACTATGAGGGACAAAATATAACAATGGATGTGAAGCCAAATCCCAAGATTTTGTCACTTGAATGGCTTGATCAAGGCTGCTCTAATGCTGGTAATATTAAAGAATCTTTTGGCTACTTGAATGGAGGACTAGGATCTTGGACTGGATTGATGAACAATGGTTATGGATCATCTGCGACGCACCCGTTAGTTTGA